The genomic window TGGCTGTTCGGCGTCGTGATTTCCACCAACGCCTCAACCCTCTTCTCAATTGCGCATGATTCCCTCCTTGGCGTTATCGCTTTCGTCGCCTCCATCCTCCCCCTCAGCCTGTTAACCCCCAACGTGGTTTTCTTCCTCGCCCTCATTGCCTCGGCAGCCTTCCTCAGACTGACGACCCTAGAGGCGGTGAGGGCCCGGGAGACCGGTAGCTGGAGGAGCAGGGCTAGGGTCCTCGGCTACGCTTTCCTCTTCTGGCTCGCGTCCGGTTACATCTTGGGAATCAACAGGTTCACCCACGTCAGCGCCGGATACACGCTCCTCGTCATGGCGTTCGTCACCGTTTATTCGAACAGGTTCCTCTGGGAGAGGAGGAAGAGGATCGCCCTCTACGCCTTCGTGATCTTCACCTTCCTCACCCTCATGATCCACAGTGCCGCGGCGTTCGAGTCGATGAGGGCCGCCGAGACCCTCTCGACGGGCAACGTGATGAAGGTGGTGAAGGAGATAATCGCCTCCTATGCTGGCGTGCTGCCGGAGGATGTTAACGTTTCCCTGACCTCTAGGGGGGCGGAGTGGGTGCTTAGAGCTAGGATATATGTGAGCGAGATGAGGTTCAAACGGGGACCGGTCATGACCCCGGCGGTGGTGAGGGCCGCTGAGGAGACGGTGAGGCACGCTTTAGGAACGGACGTGAGGCTGGTGGTGGAGTACGCTCTGATCCCCTAGGTGATGGTATGCTGTGGATAGATGTGGTGAACGAGCCCCACGTCAGGCTCTGGAGGAGGTTCCTCCGCAGGTACCCTCAGGAGACGCTGGTGACGGTAAGGAGAAAGGGTCCCTTGGTGGAACTGGCCCGCAGGCTGCTGGGCCAGGACTTCCTAGTGGTGGGCAGGTGGGGCCGCACCAAGGAGGAGAAGCTCAGGGCCTTCGCCGAGAGGGTCAGGGAACTGGCCGAGCTGGTGGATGAACTGGATGTAAGTGCGGCCACCTCCAAGGGATCGGCGGAGCAGGCTAGAGTGGCTTTCGGGCTCGGAATCCCGTTCGTTGCCCTCAACGATAACGACCTGCCGCCTCACGTGATCACCAGGCTGACCTTCCCCCTCTCCACCGTCGCGGTGGTGCCGGAGTGCTTCCGAGGTCCGACCTACGGGCCCACCCTGAGGTTCAAGGGGGTCTTCGAGGTATCGCACGTCCTCGATTACCTTGAGGAGCCAACAAGGGAGGAACACAGGCGTCTAGGGCTGAGAGAGGGGGGATACGTCATAGTCAGACCCCCACCCGTGGGATCCCATTACTTGGAAGTTGCGGAGCACTTCGAGGATGCCGTGAGCAGGCTACTCCGTTCTACCGGCTTGGATGAGGTCAGGATGCCGAGGGAAGGCGGGATCGTCCTGCCCGACGGATCGAGGTACGAGGGCGTGGTCGATGGATTGGATCTGATCTCCACCTCCGCTGGAGTCCTCTCCGGTGGTGGGACCATGATAAGGGAGGCTGCGCTCCTCGGTATCCCAGCGATATCCCTATTCCCCAGGGAGGAGCCGTGCGTCACCGAGGTCCTGATGAGGGAGGGCCTGATAGTGAAGGCCAAGGAGGACACCGTGATCAGGGCCTACGAGAGGTTGCTGGAGGACGTGAGCTCAGGTGAGCTCGGGAGGAGGGCTGAGAGGTTCCTCAAATCGGTAGGCGATCCCCTAGACACCGTTGCCAAGGCGCTAGAGGAGGCGGAGAGGCCTTGAGATCTCGCCTGAGGATCCCCATATTAAGAGGAGGCTCCGGGCAACCGCTGAGGCTCTCACAGATCGAAAAGGCAGAGCTCTTGAGGATACACTCCTTCATGAGGAAGTTGAGGGACCGATTTCCGGACGCCCGGCTGGTGATCTCGGGCCCTAGCCTCCGCGTGACCCTCCCCATCCCGGATGACCTTGAGGAGTTCGAGGCCATAATCTCATCACTAGCCAATAGGATCAGGGTGATCGTGCTCCTCTGGTCACCCCGCATATCCAGCTACTTGGATCTGTGCGCCAACCTGCTGGCTGCCTGCGAGAACCACTTGGTGGTGGAGGGCGATAGCGACCTCGTTGAAGAGGTCGCCAGACTGTGGGGGGAAGGTTGATCCTGACGACCGGAAGGGGCCCGTCCTGTAGCCAGCACCTCTTTCTCCAGTCCCCCACTCGAACCTTCCCCTAGCTCTGGCTATGAGGGTTTCCAGCGGGCCTTCACCATCAGGCCTCGCGCATCTGCTTGTACCCGACGACTAATAGGGGGTAGCCAAGGTTATGTCCATCGAATAAGCTGCAAGCCCGCTCGGGCTGGCTGCGTACCGCCCAAGTTGATGGGCCCGCTTCCCCTCACTACCCCAAGGTAGGCAACTCTCGTAGTCGCATAGGGAAGATACTTTATAATGTGGAAACAAATCTTATCCGCTCGTATTAAACTTTATAGATCCCCTGATGTAGTGAAAATTTAATCTATTAAGGGGAAACCGTATCCCTTGAGGATTGGGGAAATCTAATTTACTGGTCGTGTGTCTTGGAGGGGTGATAACATGCTGATCAGGAGGGATCACTTGAAGCTACTCCTCCGACTCGGCGAGGGTGGCAGGGAGGCCTTGGAATTCAGGGGAGAGGAGGGGGTAGATGAACTCGCCTTCTCGAGGAGAGTAACCGAGCTGAAGGTTCTGGGACTCGTGGATATATCGGACGGGACCATAAACCTCACGTCAGCTGGGAGGAAGCTGGTCGAGGCCCTGAGGAGGGCTGAGCTGGATGTGGAGTCCCTACCCGATGTCTGGGTCGACACACCCATTTATAAGATGGTAGAGCTGGCGGTTAGAACTGGCCATATCCTCCCCAATTGGGAGAGCGCGCTGAGAGAGAGGGGGTTCTGGGAGGACGGGCCTACCGATCTGGCCAGGGAGCTCTTGGAGGTTAAGGTACAGTCGAGACCCTCCCTGCTTCTAGCTGCCGAGCTATCGGACTTCATAGAGGTAATACCGCCTGGTCCGGAGGACTTAGGGGAGCTGATAAGGATAAGGGACGAGCTGGGCTTCGGAAAGTGGGTCGTGAACGCTCTTCAAGCGATGGATCTCCTGTACATATCCCCGCCCGACGAGTTCGGTGCCGTATACACGCTGACACCGGCAGGTAGGAGGGCTAGGGAGTCCATATGGCTGATCTCCGTAGTAACAACTCAGATAACCGTCGATCAGAGGACTGCGGAGCAGATAGAGAGAGGAGAGTCCACTGAGAGGTTGGTGGAGATGGGACTGGCTGACGGCAGAGGAATAACCGAAGCTGGAAGGGGAATGCTGGCGGCCTATAAGGAAATGGGCGTAGTTCGGAGGCCCACGACACCGTTCTACTTCACAATAGAGGAGATCAAGGTCCTCAAGGCTATAGAAGAGGCAGAGAGGAAGAAGGAGACGAACCCGGAGATACTCCCCACTAAGGGGTGGATAGAGGATAAATCGGGCATAGCTGACGTGGGAGAGGCTCTCATCCTCTTAGAGTCCAAGGGACTCGTGGAGAGGAGAGAGATCGAGATGAAGGACACTTACTGGCTCACTGGACATGGGAGGCAGGCCTACAACCTCGTGAAGGACAGCAGCGAGGACATCACGAGCGAGTCGCTGAAAGCCGTGACCTATCCCCTTGCTGACGAAGTCCCGATGGCGGAGTGGGTCAGACAGGCCAAAAGGCATGGTTTCGTGGACAAGGATCTCACCAAGAAGGGTAGGTTGCTTGTTGATCTCAGCAGCAGGGTGGTGAGGAGGCCCGTGCTCACGGCCTATGATGTAGCTATCCTGATGAAGATCCCCAAGGGAAAGTACTTGAGGAGGGACGAGCTTGTCAGCGCCGTGAACGAGTATCTAGGGGTGAAAGATGACGAGGAGGCCAAGAGAATCGTCAGGAAGGCCATATCAGAGGCCGAATCTAAGGGACTCGTGGTTATGCTCCAGAACAGGACGATCGGCCTGACACCCATAGGGGAGGTGATGAAGGACGTGGTCTCCTTCGGGAACACCCAGACCATGAAGACCATGAAGTTCCCAGTCACCCCCACCGTTTACTGGGTCCTGAGGGTCATCTCGGAGAACATAGAGGAGCTTAAGGAGGCATGGAGGAAGGGAGTCGATGTGGTGAATGTGGAGGCTAGGATCGTGTACAACAACCTGAAGAAGTACACATCCGTCACGGATGAGGAGATAAAGAAGGCCTTCGTTATCCTCAGGAGGACGGGACTCTTGGGGAAGATGGGGCCGACCTCAGCCGGAGAACTGCTGTTAGAGGCCGGTAGAATGTTCGAAAGACTCCCAGAGGAGGAGAGATGGGTAAGGGAGGTCGGTTAGCTGCTCTCTACACGTGAAAACGGAACTCGATGAAGCGTCCCTGTGGGGAACCCCTCCCTCTCCTCCCTTATATCTCGAGGGAAGTAAGGTTAAGTCCCTGGGTTAAGAGGTTCCACTGATTGGTCTGTATACCGGTAGCGCCTACCTGCCCCGTAATTAGCTAATAGAGAAAGATTATTTATCTCGGCATCCCAGTCAAATTGTGTCGAAAGTAGCGGAAAGGTTCGAAGAGATCGAGGAGGCACTGAGAGAGCTTGAGAAGCTCACCTCAATGGACGAAAGGTCCTTTTTGGCGAGTAGGACGGCTAGATACTCTATAGTCCAAATCGTGGAGGCGTCCGCTGACTTAGGCATTCTCATACTGCAGATCGAAGGTGATAGCGCTAGAAGTTACAGGGAGATATTCAAGAGGCTTGCTCTGCGTGGGATAATTTCGGTGGGCACTTCTGAGGTGATGGCCAGACTGGCATCCCTCAGGAACATGGTAATTCACAGGTACTGGGAGGTGGACGATCTCAGGATATATAGGGAGACTAGGTCAGGCGGATTGGAGGCTATTAGATCGTTTGCAAGGGAGGTGAAGGCCTATCTATCTGAGAAGGGCTGAGGAGAGGAGGAAGTTCGAGTTCCACAGGCTAAGCGATGAGGAGAAGGCATCTATAGTTGAAAAGCTCAGAAAAGCGATTCTGAATAGGGAGGAGGTCTTGCTTGCGGTAATTCACGGGGGATTCTTGGAGCTCAGACCTTTCAGGGACATAGACGTTGCCGTATACACCGGATACTCGATTCCCTATGAGGAGGAGCTGGATTTCTGCGAGCAGCTGAGCCTCGAGCTGACCGATATTGCCGGGATCTACGTTGATGTGAGGGTGCTGGATTACTCCCCGCCGCGTTTCAGGGTCAGCGCCCTCTCCAACTGCGTGGTGCTGGTGGAGAGGTACCCGAGGGCCTTCCTCCTCAGGGCATCCATCCAAGAGTTGGATGACATCGAGAAGAAGGCTTCCTTGGTTAGGGGCTGGATCCATGGTAGGGGTTAGTATCCGATATTGGGGTTCGACCTACACGCGCTGTCCGCTATCGGGTAGGAACCACATCCACACCGAGCTTCCTCGCCCTAGATCTCATTCTTTTATCGAAGGTGGCGAGCGAGATCCCCTCCTCCCTTGCTATCCTGATGATGACCTCATCATTGAAACGGTTGAGTGAGATACGCTCCTCGGCTAGGGATCCTAGGGCCTTCCTTATGAGGAGCTCTCCCTCCTTGTAGGTCCTGCTTTTCTCGGACGAGATGTAGTCCTCCAGCTTATCCAGCGCCGTAGATGGATCGACTCCCATCCCCTTGAGGAACCAGATGTATTCATAGATGACGATCAGGGGAATCACCCACTCCTCCAATCGATCTAGTAGTTGGGAAGCATCTCCATGGTGCATTGAATCCTCGTATGTATCGTAGATCAGGACGTTGGTATCGATCACGGCCCTCAAAAGGTTTCCCTCCTTCCCCTCTCTATCACCTCATCGATCTCCTCGATGGTAAGCTTCCTCCCAGATCTAAGGGTCTTTCTAGCTCTCCTAACCTTCTTCATTACTATGTGGCCCTCCTCACTTACGTAAACTTCCAAGTAATCGCCTTCCCTTATTCCAAGTTCGTTCCTCACCTCAGCCGGAATTGTGACCTGGTAGTTCCTGGTGACCTTCACCCTCGGCATCACAGTACTCTACTCTACTAGTACAAAAGGATATCTAGTAATTGAAAACGACCGCGGCATTGCCCTCTCTTAAGCTGGTATGCTCTCGACTTGCTCGGTCGCGCATTCATCTTTAAGGATGTGACCCTACTTTGATGATGGAGCTGGAACAAGTGCTGGAGAGACTGAAGTCCCACGAGAAGGTGCTGGCGATCATACTCTTTGGTTCCACCGTTAGAGGAGAGACCACACCTCTCTCAGACGTTGATATCGCCGTGGTCGTGGAGGATCCAACCCCGGAGGACGAGGCGGAGCTGGGAAGCCTCTACTCTAGGAGGATAGACTTGGTCCTGTTTCACAGGCTCCCCCCTTACATCCAGTTCCATGTATTGAGGGAGGGGAAAGTCCTCTACTTGAGGGACGAGGAAAGGTTCAAGGAGATCAAATTCAGGACCATCAGGAACTACCTCGAGCATTCCCGCATGTACAGAAAGATGAGGGAGATGCTCCTTGAGGTCGAATAGCCTAGCTAGGTTCATGAGCCACTACAGAAGAGCGAGGGATTTGAAGGAGAGGGATCTCTCCGATTACTTGATCTACACGGCCCTAGCCATGGAGTGCTTTCAGGCGACGAACTCCCTCATAGAGATCGGTGAGAGGTTCGTGGTGGATCTGGACAGGTACCCCGCTACCTACTCCGACATATTCCAGATAATGTACGAAGAGGGAGCGATAACTAGGGAGGAGCTGAGGGCCCTCAAGAGGCTGATTTTCCTCAGGAACCCGATAGCCCACGAATATTACGGAATATCTGAGGAAGAGCTGAGAGAGATGGCCGACCTGCTGGATGTAGCTGAAAGGATCGTGAGGAGGTTGATGAAACATTCACATCCTAGTTGAGGCGTAGATCCATCTTCACTAGGTTTAGGTTGCGGAAAGCAGCTACTCGAATTAGTAAAAGCAC from Thermoproteota archaeon includes these protein-coding regions:
- a CDS encoding DUF354 domain-containing protein; amino-acid sequence: MLWIDVVNEPHVRLWRRFLRRYPQETLVTVRRKGPLVELARRLLGQDFLVVGRWGRTKEEKLRAFAERVRELAELVDELDVSAATSKGSAEQARVAFGLGIPFVALNDNDLPPHVITRLTFPLSTVAVVPECFRGPTYGPTLRFKGVFEVSHVLDYLEEPTREEHRRLGLREGGYVIVRPPPVGSHYLEVAEHFEDAVSRLLRSTGLDEVRMPREGGIVLPDGSRYEGVVDGLDLISTSAGVLSGGGTMIREAALLGIPAISLFPREEPCVTEVLMREGLIVKAKEDTVIRAYERLLEDVSSGELGRRAERFLKSVGDPLDTVAKALEEAERP
- a CDS encoding DUF505 family protein, with translation MLIRRDHLKLLLRLGEGGREALEFRGEEGVDELAFSRRVTELKVLGLVDISDGTINLTSAGRKLVEALRRAELDVESLPDVWVDTPIYKMVELAVRTGHILPNWESALRERGFWEDGPTDLARELLEVKVQSRPSLLLAAELSDFIEVIPPGPEDLGELIRIRDELGFGKWVVNALQAMDLLYISPPDEFGAVYTLTPAGRRARESIWLISVVTTQITVDQRTAEQIERGESTERLVEMGLADGRGITEAGRGMLAAYKEMGVVRRPTTPFYFTIEEIKVLKAIEEAERKKETNPEILPTKGWIEDKSGIADVGEALILLESKGLVERREIEMKDTYWLTGHGRQAYNLVKDSSEDITSESLKAVTYPLADEVPMAEWVRQAKRHGFVDKDLTKKGRLLVDLSSRVVRRPVLTAYDVAILMKIPKGKYLRRDELVSAVNEYLGVKDDEEAKRIVRKAISEAESKGLVVMLQNRTIGLTPIGEVMKDVVSFGNTQTMKTMKFPVTPTVYWVLRVISENIEELKEAWRKGVDVVNVEARIVYNNLKKYTSVTDEEIKKAFVILRRTGLLGKMGPTSAGELLLEAGRMFERLPEEERWVREVG
- a CDS encoding DUF86 domain-containing protein; its protein translation is MSKVAERFEEIEEALRELEKLTSMDERSFLASRTARYSIVQIVEASADLGILILQIEGDSARSYREIFKRLALRGIISVGTSEVMARLASLRNMVIHRYWEVDDLRIYRETRSGGLEAIRSFAREVKAYLSEKG
- a CDS encoding nucleotidyltransferase domain-containing protein; its protein translation is MVEKLRKAILNREEVLLAVIHGGFLELRPFRDIDVAVYTGYSIPYEEELDFCEQLSLELTDIAGIYVDVRVLDYSPPRFRVSALSNCVVLVERYPRAFLLRASIQELDDIEKKASLVRGWIHGRG
- a CDS encoding PIN domain-containing protein — its product is MIDTNVLIYDTYEDSMHHGDASQLLDRLEEWVIPLIVIYEYIWFLKGMGVDPSTALDKLEDYISSEKSRTYKEGELLIRKALGSLAEERISLNRFNDEVIIRIAREEGISLATFDKRMRSRARKLGVDVVPTR
- a CDS encoding AbrB/MazE/SpoVT family DNA-binding domain-containing protein — encoded protein: MPRVKVTRNYQVTIPAEVRNELGIREGDYLEVYVSEEGHIVMKKVRRARKTLRSGRKLTIEEIDEVIERGRRETF
- a CDS encoding nucleotidyltransferase domain-containing protein, yielding MMELEQVLERLKSHEKVLAIILFGSTVRGETTPLSDVDIAVVVEDPTPEDEAELGSLYSRRIDLVLFHRLPPYIQFHVLREGKVLYLRDEERFKEIKFRTIRNYLEHSRMYRKMREMLLEVE
- a CDS encoding DUF86 domain-containing protein gives rise to the protein MRSNSLARFMSHYRRARDLKERDLSDYLIYTALAMECFQATNSLIEIGERFVVDLDRYPATYSDIFQIMYEEGAITREELRALKRLIFLRNPIAHEYYGISEEELREMADLLDVAERIVRRLMKHSHPS